A genomic region of Elephas maximus indicus isolate mEleMax1 chromosome 10, mEleMax1 primary haplotype, whole genome shotgun sequence contains the following coding sequences:
- the NOP10 gene encoding H/ACA ribonucleoprotein complex subunit 3, whose product MFLQYYLNEEGDRVYTLKKLDPMGQQTCSAHPARFSPDDKYSRHRITIKKRFKVLMTQQPRPVL is encoded by the exons ATGTTTCTCCAATATTATCTTAACGAGGAGGGAGATCGGGTCTATACGCTGAAG AAGcttgaccctatgggacaacaGACCTGTTCAGCCCATCCTGCTCGGTTCTCCCCAGACGACAAATACTCGCGACACCGAATCACCATCAAGAAACGCTTCAAGGTGCTTATGACCCAGCAACCGCGTCCTGTCCTCTGA